The Styela clava chromosome 2, kaStyClav1.hap1.2, whole genome shotgun sequence genome contains a region encoding:
- the LOC120341191 gene encoding uncharacterized protein LOC120341191 — protein MSVYDRQMIIISLTGERRTLHTCTQQEVGPHTVKRKRGSKVTPGRNLCRADQRGALRKSENMKSDNQDETCSACGLWNDPNGSTEIEDEWVGCESCSETHWFHKNCCKDPSNPCGNDYNS, from the exons ATGTCTGTTTATGATCGGCAGATGATAATAATATCTTTAACAGGTGAGCGTAGAACTCTACATACATGCACACAGCAGGAGGTTGGACCACATACAG TGAAACGAAAGCGAGGATCGAAAGTCACACCGGGCAGGAACCTCTGCCGAGCCGATCAACGGGGAGCTCTgagaaaatcagaaaatatgaaaagtgaTAATCAAGACGAAACCTGCTCTGCTTGTGGATTATGGAATGATCCAAATGGAAGTACGGAAATTGAGGATGAATGGGTCGGTTGCGAAAGCTGCAGCGAAACACATTGGTTCCACAAGAACTGTTGCAAAGACCCGTCTAACCCATGTGGAAATGATTACAATTCTTGA